A single genomic interval of Balnearium lithotrophicum harbors:
- a CDS encoding glycoside hydrolase family 57 protein has translation MKLIFLWHMHQPVYRNGLTGEYELPYVFLHSIKDYYDMPYHVSRFKNVKVAFNLTPSLVSQIEEYASGRANCKFLRLMKKSVKELTLSEKDYLIKVIFSSSPKLFEEFELLNKLYFAYQSDRRELCRNLSNQDFLNLEVLFLLSWCGNYLKRENETVRKLREEISAYTEEDKTRLIEELLNHVGKIVPLYRELTSLGQIEVTTSPFYHPVLPLLIDMKVARESTPDVKLPAVQTPFKDDAVKQVERALSFHRKRFGEVGGVWLPEGGISEEAVSLLSNFGVEWTASDEEILFNSLQEKTGTREPLYRVYKFKRVKVLFRDKELSDLIGFTYKNWKSDDAAKDFIERLKDINRKYENPVVSVILDGENCWEFYENNGFEFREKLYREISESKWIETVKPSEVEHTEVLNRIFPGSWIGGNFLTWVGDDEKNRAWELLSLTKLQFKRGEPKSESAEEYILISEGSDWFWWFGRGHYTPFSLQFDRLFRSNLIEVYRILGKDIPDELLHPIKTSKELPSTPPKGYLHVELDGEVSNYFEWLNAGEIDLLELSTMDSSSFVMRKAYYGCDEEKNLFIRVDGNWERVKGGNLKLTVEFSGEGKEEVEFNLSENPSKGKNCSEARAVLGKLVEILIPNKCLPEAVNGKLKLILKLYMNGKLLETAPQFTPAVLDVGKDFNLDWIV, from the coding sequence GTGAAACTAATATTTCTCTGGCATATGCACCAGCCCGTTTATAGAAACGGTCTTACGGGGGAGTACGAACTTCCCTACGTTTTCCTTCACTCAATCAAGGACTACTACGATATGCCCTACCACGTGAGCAGGTTTAAAAACGTGAAGGTAGCTTTCAACCTCACCCCCTCCTTGGTTTCTCAGATTGAGGAGTATGCATCGGGAAGGGCAAACTGTAAGTTTTTAAGACTTATGAAGAAAAGCGTAAAGGAACTTACTTTAAGTGAGAAGGATTACCTAATTAAAGTCATTTTCTCGTCATCCCCCAAACTCTTTGAGGAGTTTGAACTTCTAAACAAGCTCTACTTTGCATACCAGAGTGATAGGAGGGAACTTTGCAGGAACCTCTCAAATCAGGATTTCTTAAACCTTGAGGTTCTCTTCCTCCTTTCGTGGTGTGGAAACTACTTGAAGAGGGAGAATGAAACCGTCAGGAAGCTGAGGGAGGAGATTTCTGCATACACTGAGGAGGATAAAACAAGACTGATAGAGGAATTGCTGAATCACGTTGGGAAAATCGTTCCCCTCTACAGGGAATTAACGTCATTAGGTCAGATTGAAGTTACAACCTCTCCGTTCTACCACCCTGTCCTTCCACTTTTAATCGATATGAAGGTGGCCAGGGAATCAACTCCAGACGTTAAACTTCCAGCAGTTCAAACTCCCTTTAAGGACGATGCAGTTAAACAGGTAGAGAGAGCTCTCTCCTTTCACAGGAAAAGGTTTGGAGAAGTTGGTGGAGTTTGGCTTCCAGAGGGAGGAATAAGTGAGGAAGCAGTCTCCTTACTTTCAAATTTCGGGGTAGAGTGGACAGCCTCTGATGAGGAAATCCTGTTTAACTCCCTTCAGGAAAAAACGGGAACGAGGGAGCCACTCTACAGGGTTTACAAATTCAAAAGAGTAAAAGTTCTGTTTAGGGATAAGGAACTGAGCGATTTAATAGGATTTACCTACAAGAACTGGAAGAGCGATGATGCAGCTAAGGACTTTATTGAAAGGTTAAAGGATATCAACAGGAAGTATGAGAATCCCGTCGTTTCGGTGATACTTGACGGGGAAAACTGCTGGGAGTTTTACGAAAACAACGGTTTTGAATTTAGGGAAAAGCTCTACAGGGAGATTTCAGAATCTAAATGGATTGAAACGGTTAAACCTTCTGAAGTTGAGCACACGGAAGTTCTAAACAGAATTTTCCCGGGGAGCTGGATTGGGGGAAACTTTTTAACCTGGGTTGGAGATGACGAAAAGAACAGGGCATGGGAGCTCCTCTCGTTGACTAAGCTCCAGTTTAAAAGGGGTGAACCTAAAAGTGAAAGTGCTGAGGAGTACATACTAATTTCTGAGGGAAGCGACTGGTTCTGGTGGTTCGGAAGGGGACACTATACTCCATTCTCCCTGCAGTTTGATAGGCTCTTTAGAAGTAACCTCATTGAGGTTTACAGAATACTGGGAAAGGACATTCCCGATGAGCTTCTACATCCGATAAAAACCTCTAAAGAACTGCCGTCAACTCCTCCAAAGGGCTATCTCCACGTTGAGCTTGATGGAGAGGTGAGTAACTACTTTGAGTGGTTGAACGCCGGGGAGATTGACCTTTTAGAACTATCGACGATGGACTCATCATCGTTCGTAATGAGAAAGGCCTACTACGGCTGTGATGAGGAGAAAAACCTCTTCATCAGAGTTGACGGGAATTGGGAGAGGGTCAAGGGAGGTAATTTAAAGTTGACAGTTGAATTTTCAGGTGAGGGAAAGGAGGAAGTAGAATTTAACCTTAGTGAGAACCCCTCGAAGGGTAAGAACTGCAGTGAAGCCCGTGCAGTTCTTGGAAAATTGGTTGAAATTCTAATTCCCAATAAGTGCTTACCGGAGGCTGTGAATGGTAAGTTGAAGCTTATTCTCAAGCTCTACATGAATGGGAAGCTGTTGGAGACTGCTCCACAGTTCACACCGGCCGTCCTTGACGTTGGAAAGGACTTTAACCTTGATTGGATAGTTTAA
- a CDS encoding alpha-amylase/4-alpha-glucanotransferase domain-containing protein has translation MARLVFGIHNHQPVDNFKSIVEEAVTKSYRPFIERVYPFKSFKFSVHFSGWLLEYISKNHGDLIELLQSMVKEGRVEFFTGGYYEPILVSIPSRWRKYQIEKLNGLLGELFEVVPKGLWLTERVWDDSVICDIVECGVDYVVVDDYHFICSGFDRKQLGGYFLTESEGRILKVFPIDRELRYLIPFKPVERAVEYLKSNWGTRVLFDDGEKFGVWPGTYNWVYKSGWLESFLGKVENGEIETFLFSEVVSSEKPLGIAYLPTTSYYEMGEWALPPKRFKELKEAEEILKRSGIEGYVEKFLRGSIWKNFFVKYPESNYMHKRMLNLSFEEGSEEFKENLSKSQCNDVFWHGIFGGIYLPNLRDNFWRFLLSAQREVNRIRTYLEDLNLDGYEEGVLSSGEIFAVVSPKDGGALFELSLLNEEFNYQNVISRHREGYHYLLERRTEEKSEGILTIHERIPNLTEEERRRLSFDWHLRGSFISHFTTHLSFEEFKRETFREVSDFVNQPFETVLSDGGIILFRRGGVYLGRKFSSELRKTYKLKGRKLLFSERFKTEYPEEIFHILEFNFHFLNPEGFELQKVENSLEILDKGLSKRVLISASLPFEILHYPVETVSQSEKGVDFTVQGHCFGFCFKVKRTFSLEVNLEVKDV, from the coding sequence ATGGCAAGATTGGTCTTCGGAATTCACAACCACCAACCGGTTGACAACTTTAAAAGCATTGTTGAGGAAGCGGTAACAAAGTCTTACAGACCGTTCATTGAGAGAGTTTATCCCTTCAAATCCTTCAAATTTTCGGTTCACTTTAGTGGTTGGCTCTTAGAGTACATCTCAAAAAACCACGGGGATTTGATAGAGCTCCTCCAATCAATGGTTAAGGAAGGGAGAGTTGAGTTCTTCACCGGAGGATACTACGAGCCGATTCTGGTCTCCATTCCCTCAAGGTGGAGGAAGTACCAGATTGAAAAACTAAACGGCCTTTTGGGAGAGCTCTTCGAGGTTGTCCCTAAGGGACTCTGGCTTACCGAAAGGGTTTGGGACGATTCTGTAATCTGTGACATTGTTGAATGTGGAGTTGACTACGTCGTTGTTGATGACTACCACTTCATCTGTTCGGGGTTCGATAGGAAGCAGTTGGGAGGATACTTCTTAACTGAGAGTGAAGGGAGGATTTTAAAGGTCTTTCCAATAGATAGGGAGCTCCGGTATCTGATTCCCTTTAAGCCCGTTGAAAGGGCTGTAGAATACCTAAAGTCAAACTGGGGAACGAGGGTTCTCTTTGACGATGGGGAAAAGTTCGGAGTCTGGCCGGGAACCTACAACTGGGTTTACAAGAGTGGCTGGTTAGAGAGTTTCTTAGGTAAAGTAGAAAATGGTGAAATAGAGACTTTTCTCTTTTCCGAGGTAGTCTCTTCAGAAAAACCCCTTGGGATAGCTTATCTTCCTACAACTTCCTACTACGAAATGGGGGAGTGGGCACTTCCTCCCAAGAGATTTAAAGAGTTAAAGGAGGCAGAAGAAATCCTAAAGAGAAGCGGAATAGAAGGTTACGTTGAAAAGTTTCTGAGGGGAAGTATCTGGAAGAACTTCTTTGTTAAGTATCCAGAGAGCAACTACATGCACAAGAGGATGTTAAATCTGTCGTTTGAGGAGGGAAGTGAGGAATTTAAGGAGAACCTTTCTAAGTCCCAGTGCAACGATGTATTCTGGCACGGAATTTTCGGTGGAATCTACCTTCCGAACTTGAGGGATAACTTCTGGAGATTTCTCCTCTCTGCCCAGAGGGAAGTTAATAGGATAAGAACTTACTTGGAGGATTTAAACTTAGATGGCTACGAAGAGGGAGTTCTATCCTCAGGGGAAATCTTTGCCGTCGTTTCTCCAAAGGATGGGGGAGCTCTTTTTGAACTCTCCCTTCTTAACGAGGAATTTAACTATCAGAACGTAATTTCAAGACACAGGGAGGGATACCACTATCTGCTTGAAAGAAGGACAGAGGAGAAGAGCGAGGGAATTCTGACAATTCACGAGAGAATTCCGAATCTAACAGAGGAGGAGAGAAGAAGGCTCTCCTTCGACTGGCATTTAAGGGGTTCTTTTATTTCTCACTTTACAACTCATTTAAGCTTTGAGGAGTTTAAAAGGGAAACTTTTCGGGAAGTTTCCGACTTTGTAAACCAGCCATTTGAGACAGTTTTGAGCGATGGAGGGATAATTCTATTTAGAAGAGGGGGTGTGTACTTAGGTAGAAAATTCAGCTCTGAGCTTAGAAAAACTTACAAACTAAAGGGAAGAAAACTACTGTTCTCAGAGAGATTTAAAACTGAGTACCCTGAGGAGATTTTTCACATTCTTGAGTTTAACTTTCACTTTTTAAATCCAGAGGGATTTGAACTACAGAAAGTAGAAAACAGTTTGGAAATTTTGGATAAAGGACTCAGTAAAAGGGTTCTAATATCGGCGTCTCTTCCCTTTGAAATTCTCCATTATCCTGTGGAGACTGTAAGTCAGAGCGAAAAGGGAGTTGACTTCACAGTTCAAGGGCACTGCTTTGGATTCTGTTTTAAAGTTAAAAGGACCTTTAGTCTTGAAGTAAACTTAGAGGTAAAGGATGTCTGA